In Papaver somniferum cultivar HN1 chromosome 1, ASM357369v1, whole genome shotgun sequence, a genomic segment contains:
- the LOC113324938 gene encoding uncharacterized protein LOC113324938 encodes MATTSVAALEHSLQNLSLMNHAGKSRITTTSDDDTMKEEDTTDFNDGIELNSDIPLPLKWEQCLDLKTGEVYYRNKETGKKSRRDPRKAITKFRCRNDYLVKEENSSDSEQRSQSPSPSTSSSKAKRNDTRRDQVLVVAGCKSCMMYFMLPKYVVDCPKCSGIILHFDRFQNGS; translated from the exons ATGGCGACAACCAGTGTTGCTGCCTTGGAGCATTCTTTGCAGAATTTATCACTTATGAATCATGCCGGAAAGTCAAGGATTACTACCACTAGTGATGATGATACCATGAAAGAAGAAGATACAACAGATTTTAATGACGGAATTGAGCTTAATTCTGATATCCCTCTTCCTTTGAAATGGGAGCAATGTCTTGATTTGAAG ACTGGTGAAGTTTACTATAGAAACAAGGAAACTGGTAAGAAATCAAGAAGAGACCCAAGGAAAGCGATAACTAAGTTCCGGTGCCGAAATGATTATTTGGTGAAAGAGGAAAACTCTTCTGATAGTGAACAAAGATCACAATCACCATctccatcaacatcatcatcaaagGCGAAGAGAAACGATACTCGCCGTGATCAAGTTCTTGTGGTTGCAGGTTGCAAGAGTTGTATGATGTATTTCATGCTTCCCAAGTATGTGGTTGATTGTCCAAAATGTTCTGGGATCATCCTTCATTTTGATCGGTTTCAAAATGGGtcttaa